One genomic region from Lycorma delicatula isolate Av1 chromosome 1, ASM4794821v1, whole genome shotgun sequence encodes:
- the LOC142334402 gene encoding histone H2B, translating to MPPKTSGKAAKKAGKAQKNIAKGDKKKKRKRKESYAVYIYKVLKQVHPDTGISSKAMSIMNSFVNDIFERIAAEASRLAHYNKRSTITSREIQTAVRLLLPGELAKHAVSEGTKAVTKYTSSK from the coding sequence ATGCCACCTAAGACCAGCGGTAAAGCGGCCAAGAAGGCCGGCAAGGCGCAAAAGAACATCGCCAAGGGAGACAAGAAAAAGAAACGCAAGAGGAAGGAAAGCTACGCGGTGTACATCTACAAAGTGTTGAAGCAGGTCCATCCTGACACCGGCATCTCCTCTAAGGCGATGAGCATCATGAACAGCTTCGTTAACGATATATTCGAGCGCATCGCGGCCGAGGCTTCCAGGCTCGCCCACTACAACAAGCGGTCCACAATCACCAGCAGGGAGATCCAGACCGCCGTACGGCTTCTGTTGCCCGGTGAATTGGCCAAACACGCTGTCAGCGAAGGCACCAAGGCCGTAACCAAATACACGAGCTCTAAGTAA